The proteins below come from a single Micromonospora citrea genomic window:
- a CDS encoding flavoprotein, translating to MTGPRPSSERREVLYVIACGSPLARDVGRLVELAQQDGWDVCVVTTPDGAKFVDRAELARRTGHPVRTHYKNPGDLDVLPPADAMIVCPATVNTVNKWAAGITDTLALGLLVEAQGLGVPLVAVPYTNAAMAVHPAFRAALDRLAEWGVTVLFGDHVVPLHPPGTGERHLHAFPWAMGLAAVRDRLCPAA from the coding sequence ATGACCGGCCCACGCCCGAGCAGCGAGCGCCGCGAGGTGCTCTACGTCATCGCTTGCGGTTCGCCGCTGGCCCGCGACGTCGGTCGGCTCGTCGAGCTGGCCCAGCAGGACGGTTGGGACGTCTGCGTGGTGACCACGCCGGACGGCGCCAAGTTCGTCGACCGGGCCGAGCTGGCCCGGCGGACCGGGCACCCGGTCCGCACCCACTACAAGAACCCCGGCGACCTCGACGTGCTGCCGCCGGCGGACGCGATGATCGTCTGTCCGGCGACGGTCAACACGGTCAACAAGTGGGCGGCCGGCATCACCGACACGCTGGCCCTCGGCCTGCTGGTGGAGGCGCAGGGGTTGGGGGTTCCGCTGGTGGCCGTGCCGTACACCAACGCGGCGATGGCGGTCCATCCGGCCTTCCGGGCGGCCCTCGACCGGCTCGCCGAGTGGGGGGTGACGGTGCTCTTCGGCGACCACGTCGTCCCGCTGCACCCGCCCGGCACCGGCGAGCGTCACCTGCACGCCTTCCCGTGGGCCATGGGCCTGGCCGCCGTCCGGGACCGCCTCTGCCCCGCCGCGTGA
- a CDS encoding helix-turn-helix domain-containing protein → MDELPIGRRVAYWRGRRKMSQQVFADRLGKSKSWVDKVERGVRRLDKFSVLYEIADILQVDVQLLLGKDPERRTDALNCIDQVEVQEIRAALERYDSMSAYFDAAPFPPPLADMRKAVNHAWLTYQYGRYGMLTRALPKLLRDAQAADAGYRGDEGREAAHLLGQVYQIASSVLRKLGECELAWLAADRSMAVAQRADDQLLAGIATTRVCNALVAMGRPRPALELNVTIANRLAPGGGNEASPARLSVYGMLLLQGAMAAARIGDSATVGDLINGAQEAATLLGGDHNHYWTSFGPTNVELHRAAAAVELGDGGRAVEVHRQRIQEPAFNALLPERRAHHLLDIARGFAQIGDVANAGEMLLRGDRLAPSEIRCRPIAHEAMSDILRRTRGAPPSLIAELAEHMGVGV, encoded by the coding sequence ATGGACGAGTTACCCATCGGGCGGCGGGTGGCCTACTGGCGCGGGCGGCGCAAGATGTCGCAGCAGGTCTTCGCCGATCGGCTGGGCAAGTCGAAGAGCTGGGTGGACAAGGTCGAGCGCGGGGTGCGCCGGCTCGACAAGTTCTCGGTCCTCTACGAGATCGCCGACATCCTCCAGGTCGACGTGCAACTGCTGCTCGGCAAGGACCCGGAGCGGCGTACGGACGCGTTGAACTGCATCGACCAGGTCGAGGTGCAGGAGATCCGGGCGGCCCTCGAGCGGTACGACTCGATGAGCGCGTACTTCGACGCCGCGCCCTTCCCGCCGCCGCTGGCCGACATGCGCAAGGCCGTCAACCACGCCTGGCTGACCTACCAGTACGGCCGCTACGGGATGCTCACCCGGGCGCTGCCGAAGCTGCTGCGCGACGCCCAGGCCGCCGACGCCGGCTACCGCGGCGACGAGGGCCGGGAGGCCGCCCACCTGCTGGGGCAGGTCTACCAGATCGCCTCGTCGGTGCTGCGCAAGTTGGGCGAGTGCGAGCTGGCCTGGCTTGCCGCCGACCGCTCAATGGCGGTCGCCCAGCGCGCCGACGACCAGCTCCTGGCCGGCATCGCCACCACCCGGGTGTGCAACGCGCTGGTGGCGATGGGCCGGCCCCGCCCCGCCCTCGAACTCAACGTCACCATCGCCAACCGGCTCGCCCCCGGCGGCGGCAACGAGGCGTCCCCGGCCCGGCTCTCGGTCTACGGGATGCTGCTGCTCCAGGGCGCGATGGCCGCCGCGCGGATCGGTGACTCGGCCACGGTCGGCGACCTGATCAACGGCGCGCAGGAGGCCGCCACCCTCCTCGGCGGCGACCACAACCACTACTGGACCTCCTTCGGGCCGACCAACGTGGAGCTGCACCGCGCGGCGGCGGCGGTCGAGCTGGGCGACGGCGGCCGGGCCGTGGAGGTCCACCGGCAGCGCATCCAGGAGCCCGCGTTCAACGCGCTGCTGCCCGAACGCCGCGCCCACCACCTGCTCGACATCGCCCGGGGCTTCGCCCAGATCGGCGACGTGGCCAACGCCGGCGAGATGCTGCTGCGCGGCGACCGCCTCGCCCCGTCGGAGATTCGTTGCCGGCCGATCGCCCACGAGGCGATGTCGGACATCCTGCGTCGCACACGGGGTGCGCCGCCTTCTCTGATCGCGGAGTTGGCTGAGCACATGGGAGTAGGGGTATGA
- a CDS encoding DUF3311 domain-containing protein, which yields MAAPEPEAPTAARSRAKDHSPWNWLLFIPIVVPLIPVFFNADSPRILGFPRFYWLQLAYILLGVATTTLVYQMTKKRGGR from the coding sequence ATGGCAGCACCCGAACCGGAGGCGCCGACAGCGGCGCGGTCCAGGGCGAAGGACCACAGCCCCTGGAACTGGTTGCTCTTCATCCCCATCGTGGTGCCGCTGATCCCGGTGTTCTTCAACGCGGACTCGCCCCGGATTCTCGGCTTCCCGCGCTTCTACTGGCTCCAGCTCGCCTACATCCTGCTCGGCGTGGCCACCACGACGCTGGTGTACCAGATGACGAAGAAGCGGGGTGGCCGCTGA
- the mctP gene encoding monocarboxylate uptake permease MctP — MWRDHLTEIIIFSLLFLLVSGMGFVAARWRAPKDMAHLDEWGLGGRNFGGWITWFLVGGDLYTAYTFVAVPALMFGAGAAGFFAVPYTIVIYPLVFLVLCRLWSVSHRHGFVTPADFVRSRFDSPVLALLVAITGIVATMPYIALQLVGIEAVLKTMGVTGESALARHLPIIVAFAILAAYTYQSGLRAPALIAFVKDTLIYIVILVAVIWLPYKLGGWGEIFDAADAKFDASPNPNDGVLLGANNQLQYVTLAFGSALALFLYPHSITGVLASRNRDVIKRNMSALPAYSLLLGLIALLGFMAIAAGVKPLPGAKEGSVDSNTVVPVLFDQQFPDWFAGVAYAAIGIGALVPAAIMSIAAANLFTRNIYKEYLKRDASPAQEANVSKITSLVVKVGAVACIVFLDPQFSIDLQLIGGVIILQTLPAVALGLYTRWFHRGALVAGWAAGMGLGMWMLYQIPNAATGRKHFGGSAFPLSDFGFDTPKTIYVGIVAVLVNLLVAALLTLVLRAARVRDGVDGTTPDDYFADEGDPRVVPGQRRDADAAPEPVA; from the coding sequence ATGTGGCGCGACCATCTCACCGAGATCATCATCTTCTCGCTGCTCTTCCTGCTGGTCAGCGGGATGGGCTTCGTGGCCGCCCGGTGGCGCGCCCCGAAGGACATGGCCCACCTCGACGAGTGGGGGCTGGGCGGGCGTAACTTCGGCGGCTGGATCACCTGGTTCCTGGTCGGCGGCGACCTCTACACGGCGTACACCTTCGTGGCGGTGCCGGCGCTGATGTTCGGGGCCGGCGCGGCGGGTTTCTTCGCCGTCCCGTACACCATCGTGATCTACCCGTTGGTGTTCCTGGTGCTGTGCCGGCTCTGGTCGGTCTCGCACCGGCACGGCTTCGTCACCCCGGCGGACTTCGTCCGCAGCCGGTTCGACTCGCCGGTGCTGGCGCTGCTCGTGGCGATCACCGGCATCGTCGCCACGATGCCCTACATCGCGCTGCAACTCGTCGGCATCGAGGCGGTGCTCAAGACGATGGGGGTCACCGGCGAGAGCGCCCTGGCCCGGCACCTGCCCATCATCGTCGCGTTCGCGATCCTGGCCGCGTACACGTACCAGTCGGGGCTGCGGGCACCGGCGCTGATCGCGTTCGTCAAGGACACGCTGATCTACATCGTGATCCTGGTGGCGGTCATCTGGCTGCCCTACAAGCTCGGCGGTTGGGGCGAGATCTTCGACGCCGCCGACGCGAAGTTCGACGCGTCGCCGAACCCGAACGACGGGGTGCTGCTGGGCGCCAACAACCAGCTCCAGTACGTCACGCTGGCGTTCGGTTCGGCGCTGGCGCTGTTCCTCTACCCGCACAGCATCACCGGCGTGCTGGCCAGCCGGAACCGGGACGTGATCAAGCGGAACATGTCGGCGCTGCCCGCGTACAGCCTGCTGCTGGGGCTGATCGCGCTGCTCGGCTTCATGGCCATCGCGGCCGGGGTGAAGCCGCTGCCCGGGGCGAAGGAAGGCTCCGTCGACAGCAACACCGTCGTGCCGGTCCTGTTCGACCAGCAGTTCCCCGACTGGTTCGCCGGCGTCGCCTACGCGGCCATCGGCATCGGCGCGCTGGTGCCGGCGGCGATCATGTCCATCGCGGCGGCGAACCTGTTCACCCGCAACATCTACAAGGAGTACCTGAAGCGGGACGCCTCCCCGGCCCAGGAGGCGAACGTCTCGAAGATCACCTCGCTGGTGGTGAAGGTCGGCGCGGTGGCCTGCATCGTCTTCCTCGACCCGCAGTTCTCCATCGACCTCCAGCTCATCGGCGGCGTGATCATCCTCCAGACGCTGCCGGCGGTGGCGCTGGGCCTCTACACCCGCTGGTTCCACCGGGGCGCGCTCGTCGCCGGCTGGGCCGCCGGCATGGGGCTGGGCATGTGGATGCTCTACCAGATCCCCAACGCGGCCACCGGGCGCAAGCACTTCGGCGGCTCGGCGTTCCCGCTGTCGGACTTCGGCTTCGACACCCCGAAGACGATCTACGTCGGGATCGTGGCGGTGCTGGTCAACCTGCTGGTGGCGGCGCTGCTGACGCTGGTGCTGCGGGCGGCCAGGGTACGCGACGGCGTCGACGGCACCACGCCGGACGACTACTTCGCCGACGAGGGCGACCCGCGCGTCGTGCCGGGGCAGCGCCGCGACGCCGACGCCGCACCGGAACCGGTCGCCTGA
- a CDS encoding AraC family transcriptional regulator has translation MLERLNQAMEHIERHLDQPIEVAELARIAVTSEYHLRRIFSALAGVGLSEYIRRRRLTVAGAEVLAGERTLLDVAVRYGYGSTEAFARAFHAMHGVGPGEARRTGAALRSQPRMSFRLVVEGSSSMRYRIVHKEEFRLVGRKARVPLVHEGMNPAIVAFVRSIEPETVRRIEALSDQEPRGIVNVSDKVADDRAEGTELDYWHGVVTGEDAPADLDALAVPAGTWAVFETSGAFPQAVQYLWRDVFTQWFPSNPYRSRPGPEISRTRLSADGAEAEAELWIPVEPVSR, from the coding sequence GTGCTGGAGCGGCTCAACCAGGCCATGGAGCACATCGAGCGGCACCTCGACCAGCCGATCGAGGTGGCCGAGCTGGCGCGGATCGCGGTGACGTCGGAGTACCACCTCCGGCGGATCTTCTCCGCGCTGGCGGGCGTCGGCCTGTCCGAGTACATCCGCCGCCGGCGGCTCACCGTCGCGGGCGCCGAGGTGCTCGCGGGGGAACGGACGCTGCTCGACGTCGCGGTGCGCTACGGCTACGGCTCCACCGAGGCGTTCGCCCGGGCGTTCCACGCCATGCACGGCGTGGGCCCCGGCGAGGCCAGGCGTACGGGGGCGGCGCTGCGCTCCCAGCCCCGGATGTCCTTCCGACTCGTCGTCGAAGGGAGCAGCAGCATGCGATACCGGATCGTGCACAAGGAGGAGTTCCGGCTGGTCGGCCGCAAGGCCCGGGTACCGCTCGTGCACGAGGGGATGAACCCGGCGATCGTGGCCTTCGTCAGGAGCATCGAGCCGGAGACGGTACGCCGGATCGAGGCGCTGTCCGACCAGGAGCCGCGCGGCATCGTCAACGTCAGCGACAAGGTGGCCGACGACCGCGCGGAGGGCACCGAGTTGGACTACTGGCACGGCGTGGTGACCGGCGAGGACGCGCCGGCGGACCTCGACGCGCTCGCCGTGCCGGCGGGCACCTGGGCGGTCTTCGAGACCTCCGGGGCGTTCCCCCAGGCGGTGCAGTACCTGTGGCGGGACGTGTTCACCCAGTGGTTCCCGTCCAACCCGTACCGCAGCCGGCCGGGGCCGGAGATCTCCCGCACCCGGCTCTCGGCGGACGGCGCCGAGGCGGAGGCCGAGCTGTGGATCCCGGTGGAGCCGGTCAGCCGCTGA
- a CDS encoding bifunctional RNase H/acid phosphatase has product MAPRVVVVEADGGSRGNPGPAGYGAVVRDPGTGEVLAERSESIGVATNNVAEYRGLIAGLEAAAELGAAEVEARMDSKLVVEQMCGRWQIKHPGLRPLAARAAGLVERFAAVRFSWIPRERNRHADALANAAMDAAAAGRAPASAPVEPPRVVEPPREVAAPDSAARARAREVATRAASATSTGTDPATAPASWEPRPSFTATRLILVRHGETAYTEQRRYSGRGDVPLSERGRAQARATAARVAGLAPSVAAVVSSPLSRCTATAEAIAGALGGVPVRREDDLVECDFGAWEGRTFAEVREGWPGEMDAWLASTRIAPPGGESFVDVAERSRRAVDGLCRAYPGETVVVVSHVSPIKLVLRDALAAGDGFLHRLFLDAAGISVLDTWPDGGVAVRTVNDTAHLAAI; this is encoded by the coding sequence GTGGCACCGCGCGTGGTCGTCGTCGAGGCCGACGGCGGGTCCCGGGGCAACCCCGGCCCGGCGGGCTACGGCGCGGTGGTCCGCGACCCGGGCACCGGCGAGGTGCTGGCCGAGCGGAGCGAGTCGATCGGCGTCGCCACCAACAACGTCGCCGAGTACCGGGGGCTGATCGCCGGGCTGGAGGCCGCCGCCGAGCTGGGCGCGGCCGAGGTCGAGGCCAGGATGGACTCGAAGCTGGTGGTCGAGCAGATGTGCGGTCGCTGGCAGATCAAGCACCCGGGGTTGCGCCCGCTCGCCGCGCGGGCCGCCGGCCTGGTGGAGCGCTTCGCGGCGGTCCGGTTCAGCTGGATCCCCCGGGAACGCAACCGGCACGCCGACGCCCTCGCCAACGCCGCCATGGACGCCGCGGCCGCCGGCCGGGCCCCGGCCTCAGCCCCGGTCGAGCCGCCCCGCGTGGTGGAGCCACCGCGCGAGGTCGCCGCGCCCGACTCGGCCGCCCGGGCGAGGGCCCGTGAGGTGGCCACCCGTGCCGCGTCGGCGACGAGCACCGGTACCGACCCGGCGACCGCTCCCGCCTCCTGGGAGCCGCGGCCGAGCTTCACGGCCACCCGGCTGATCCTGGTCCGGCACGGCGAGACCGCGTACACCGAGCAGCGCCGCTACTCGGGTCGCGGCGACGTGCCGCTGTCGGAGCGGGGCCGGGCCCAGGCCCGGGCGACGGCCGCCCGGGTGGCCGGGCTGGCCCCGTCCGTCGCGGCCGTGGTCAGCTCCCCCCTGTCCCGGTGTACGGCGACCGCGGAGGCGATCGCCGGGGCGCTCGGCGGGGTGCCGGTGCGCCGCGAGGACGACCTCGTCGAGTGCGACTTCGGGGCCTGGGAGGGGCGCACCTTCGCCGAGGTCCGCGAGGGCTGGCCGGGGGAGATGGACGCCTGGCTCGCCTCCACCCGGATCGCCCCGCCGGGCGGCGAGTCGTTCGTCGACGTCGCCGAGCGCAGCCGCCGCGCGGTCGACGGCCTGTGCCGGGCGTACCCCGGGGAGACCGTCGTGGTGGTCTCCCACGTCTCGCCGATCAAGCTGGTGCTGCGCGACGCGCTGGCGGCCGGCGACGGGTTCCTGCACCGGCTCTTCCTCGACGCGGCCGGCATCTCGGTGCTGGACACGTGGCCCGACGGCGGCGTCGCCGTGCGCACGGTGAACGACACCGCGCACCTCGCCGCGATCTGA
- a CDS encoding DUF7507 domain-containing protein yields the protein MSRTSTRRRWGGAYARLAALALLAGALLLAGGSPASAASTININPGNVPTTAANFTQDCDPNLGGGPFANEDVWVFNLPGNQDTTGVFQTITATFSTPTGDVTRTIPGPDSAIVNNLGTSKAWIRVPAGWTLTGATAVISGTADFFVLTHTCAASNPRVNPKLHLTKTGSPATGVKAGDVVTYTYTVTNQSTGTTDPITNITVTDNVVTGITCEDTSLAQGESTTCTGTYTVKSSDVKNGKIVNTAQASGLFLQQTVPSNQATFTVTTKPAPPKQVSLSIDKKARVDSDCRDKCANDGYAAKGDKIFYTYRVTNTGTVTITDVGVDDPKAGEVVCNSTTLARGTSTDCHAVEPYVVTKADVKAGKVVNTARATGRYDGRSVVSDPDTVTVCIRGGKYDHRHDGKHDKDGKHHKELPVTGDDSSVALSLGGGLLAAGGLLIGASRIRRKAGVQA from the coding sequence ATGAGCAGGACCTCTACGCGGCGCCGATGGGGCGGTGCCTACGCACGACTGGCGGCGCTCGCGCTGCTGGCCGGTGCACTGTTGCTCGCGGGCGGCTCGCCGGCCAGCGCCGCATCCACGATCAACATCAATCCGGGGAACGTGCCGACCACGGCGGCGAACTTCACCCAGGACTGTGACCCCAACCTCGGCGGTGGGCCTTTCGCCAACGAGGACGTGTGGGTGTTCAACCTGCCGGGCAACCAGGACACCACCGGCGTCTTCCAGACGATCACGGCGACGTTCAGCACGCCGACCGGCGACGTCACGAGGACGATCCCCGGCCCGGACAGCGCCATCGTCAACAACCTGGGTACCAGCAAGGCGTGGATCCGGGTTCCGGCCGGCTGGACGTTGACCGGCGCCACCGCGGTGATCTCGGGAACCGCGGACTTCTTCGTGCTCACCCACACCTGCGCGGCGTCGAACCCACGGGTGAACCCGAAGCTGCACCTGACCAAGACCGGTTCCCCGGCCACCGGTGTGAAGGCCGGTGACGTGGTCACCTACACCTACACGGTGACGAACCAGAGCACGGGCACGACCGACCCGATCACCAACATCACCGTCACCGACAACGTGGTCACCGGCATCACCTGCGAGGACACGTCGCTCGCGCAGGGGGAGAGCACCACCTGCACCGGCACGTACACGGTCAAGAGCAGCGACGTGAAGAACGGTAAGATCGTCAACACCGCCCAGGCGAGCGGGTTGTTCCTGCAGCAGACGGTTCCGTCGAACCAGGCGACGTTCACGGTGACCACCAAGCCGGCCCCGCCGAAGCAGGTCAGCCTGTCGATCGACAAGAAGGCGCGGGTCGACTCGGACTGCCGCGACAAGTGCGCGAACGACGGCTACGCCGCCAAGGGTGACAAGATCTTCTACACGTACCGGGTGACGAACACGGGCACGGTCACCATCACCGACGTGGGCGTCGACGACCCGAAGGCCGGCGAGGTCGTCTGCAACAGCACCACCCTGGCGCGGGGCACGAGCACCGACTGCCACGCCGTCGAGCCGTACGTGGTCACCAAGGCCGACGTCAAGGCCGGAAAGGTGGTCAACACGGCCCGGGCGACCGGCAGGTACGACGGCAGGTCCGTGGTCTCCGACCCGGACACCGTCACCGTCTGCATCCGGGGCGGCAAGTACGACCACCGGCACGACGGCAAGCACGACAAGGACGGCAAGCACCACAAGGAGTTGCCGGTCACCGGCGACGACTCCTCCGTGGCGCTCTCCCTGGGCGGTGGCCTGCTGGCCGCCGGTGGCCTCCTGATCGGGGCCAGCCGGATCCGCCGTAAGGCGGGCGTCCAGGCCTGA
- a CDS encoding zinc ribbon domain-containing protein — protein MKADPQVQRRLLDLQAIDTNLAQLAHRRRTLPERAELEGLARELSALEDERVRAQVAVDDLDRDIARLEKDIDQVRARKAKNEDRLAAGTGPARELEALQHELVSLNRRQGDLEDAELELMEQRETAQGVLDGIEKRLAEAREKRDSVERRRDDALAEIAKEEEFKRGARQPLAADLPADLVQLYDRIREDSGLGAALLTAGRCGGCRLDLSGADLARIRKAAPDDVVRCEECRRIMVRTNESGL, from the coding sequence GTGAAGGCTGACCCGCAGGTCCAGCGCCGCCTGCTCGACCTCCAGGCGATCGACACCAACCTCGCCCAGCTCGCCCACCGCCGCCGCACGCTCCCGGAGCGGGCCGAGCTGGAAGGGCTGGCCCGGGAGCTCTCCGCGTTGGAGGACGAGCGGGTCCGCGCGCAGGTGGCGGTCGACGACCTCGACCGGGACATCGCCCGGCTGGAGAAGGACATCGACCAGGTGCGGGCCCGCAAGGCCAAGAACGAGGACCGGCTGGCCGCCGGCACCGGCCCGGCCCGGGAGCTGGAGGCGCTCCAGCACGAGCTGGTCTCGCTCAACCGCCGCCAGGGCGACCTGGAGGACGCCGAGCTGGAGCTGATGGAGCAGCGGGAGACCGCCCAGGGCGTGCTGGACGGCATCGAGAAGCGGCTCGCCGAGGCGCGGGAGAAGCGGGACTCCGTCGAGCGGCGCCGCGACGACGCCCTGGCCGAGATCGCCAAGGAGGAGGAGTTCAAGCGCGGCGCCCGTCAGCCGCTCGCGGCCGACCTCCCCGCCGACCTGGTCCAGCTGTACGACCGGATCCGCGAGGACTCGGGGCTCGGCGCGGCGCTGCTCACCGCCGGCCGGTGCGGCGGCTGCCGGCTGGACCTCTCCGGCGCCGACCTGGCCCGGATCCGCAAGGCGGCGCCGGACGACGTGGTCCGCTGCGAGGAGTGCCGGCGGATCATGGTCCGCACCAACGAGTCCGGCCTGTAG
- a CDS encoding sulfite exporter TauE/SafE family protein, with amino-acid sequence MDLSDAALLLTAGLAAGTVNAVAGGGSLITFPAMIAVGLPPVPANVSNSVAVFPGYVASVAGSRTDLPRGRALATLVPTTIVGTIAGALLLLATPARAFELVVPFLVLGATAVLAFQDPLRRLVGHPRDLSPRRRTVGVQAMVAVGAVYGGYFGAALGVMLVAGLALVLDATLARVSAIKNLLSALVGLTTLVVFALFGPVNWAAVALVAPATLVGGYAGARLVRRLPSVVLKTLIVAFGTVIGLYLLWRAVG; translated from the coding sequence ATGGATCTCTCCGACGCCGCGCTGCTGCTCACCGCCGGTCTCGCCGCGGGCACCGTCAACGCGGTGGCCGGCGGCGGCTCGCTCATCACCTTCCCGGCGATGATCGCGGTGGGCCTGCCGCCGGTGCCGGCCAACGTGAGCAACTCGGTGGCGGTCTTTCCGGGGTACGTGGCGAGCGTGGCGGGCAGCCGCACCGACCTGCCGCGGGGGCGGGCGCTGGCCACGCTGGTGCCGACCACCATCGTCGGCACGATCGCCGGGGCCCTGCTGCTGCTGGCCACCCCGGCGCGGGCGTTCGAGCTGGTGGTGCCCTTCCTGGTGCTCGGGGCGACGGCGGTGCTGGCATTCCAGGATCCGCTGCGCCGGCTGGTCGGGCATCCGCGCGACCTGTCGCCCCGCCGCCGTACGGTCGGTGTGCAGGCGATGGTCGCGGTCGGCGCGGTGTACGGCGGCTACTTCGGCGCGGCGCTCGGGGTGATGCTGGTCGCCGGCCTGGCTCTGGTGCTGGACGCGACACTGGCCCGGGTGAGCGCGATCAAGAACCTGCTCTCCGCCCTGGTCGGGTTGACCACGCTCGTGGTGTTCGCGCTGTTCGGCCCGGTGAACTGGGCGGCGGTGGCGCTGGTCGCGCCGGCGACGCTGGTCGGCGGGTACGCAGGCGCCCGGCTGGTCCGCCGGCTGCCGTCGGTGGTGCTCAAGACGCTGATCGTGGCCTTCGGCACGGTGATCGGCCTGTACCTGCTCTGGCGCGCCGTGGGCTGA
- a CDS encoding Nif3-like dinuclear metal center hexameric protein has protein sequence MVAELERRYPPAWAEEWDRVGLVLGEPCAPVRRVLCVVDVVPETVAEALDAGVDMIVAHHPLLLRGVSSVAPTTYKGRIVHRLIKADVALYVAHTNADVADPGVSDALAARFGLTGLRPLHRPAPGSPAHGAGRGIGRIGELPEPMTLAELTRHAAAVLPATSWGVRAAGDPGRMVRTLAVSGGAGDGFLADATAAGVDAFLTADLRHHPAGEHLAADGPALLDAAHWATERPWLDDLAAILREAPGVETLVSDLDTDPWTVHAAPPAVDDKEPRP, from the coding sequence GTGGTCGCCGAGCTGGAGCGGCGTTACCCGCCCGCCTGGGCCGAGGAGTGGGACCGGGTCGGGCTGGTGCTGGGCGAGCCGTGCGCCCCGGTGCGCCGGGTGCTCTGCGTGGTCGACGTGGTGCCCGAGACGGTCGCCGAGGCGCTCGACGCCGGCGTCGACATGATCGTCGCCCACCATCCGCTGCTGCTGCGCGGCGTCTCGTCGGTGGCCCCGACGACGTACAAGGGGCGGATCGTCCACCGGCTGATCAAGGCCGACGTGGCGCTGTACGTCGCGCACACCAACGCCGACGTGGCCGACCCGGGGGTGTCCGACGCGCTCGCCGCCCGGTTCGGGCTGACCGGCCTGCGCCCGCTGCACCGGCCCGCGCCCGGCTCGCCGGCCCACGGCGCAGGCCGGGGGATCGGCCGGATCGGGGAGCTGCCGGAGCCGATGACCCTGGCGGAGCTGACCCGGCACGCCGCCGCCGTGCTCCCCGCCACGTCCTGGGGGGTTCGCGCCGCCGGGGATCCCGGGCGTATGGTTCGTACCCTCGCGGTCAGCGGCGGCGCGGGGGACGGCTTCCTCGCCGACGCGACCGCCGCGGGGGTGGACGCGTTCCTCACCGCCGACCTGCGGCACCACCCGGCCGGCGAGCACCTCGCCGCCGACGGCCCGGCACTGCTCGACGCCGCCCACTGGGCGACCGAACGACCGTGGCTGGACGACCTGGCCGCCATCCTGCGGGAGGCGCCGGGCGTCGAGACGCTGGTGTCCGACCTGGACACCGACCCGTGGACCGTACACGCCGCCCCACCCGCGGTGGACGACAAGGAGCCCCGACCGTGA
- a CDS encoding Imm32 family immunity protein, with protein sequence MKDNVPMVDHRLCRLSVRDDELELAGPPAALRALSRLLRQHAAPVEVAVTGGVVSQKVTAGPLLVSLEGGTTLRLTGGRECLDIIWGALDGLAEQAETADDRTVHRHLHIEHSPGDEYRSPDSVPLIIVADWPEV encoded by the coding sequence GTGAAGGACAATGTGCCGATGGTTGATCACCGCCTCTGTCGTCTCTCCGTGCGCGACGACGAGTTGGAGCTTGCCGGTCCGCCGGCTGCGCTCCGTGCACTCAGCCGGCTGCTACGCCAGCATGCTGCGCCCGTTGAGGTGGCGGTCACCGGCGGGGTCGTCAGTCAGAAGGTGACGGCGGGCCCGCTGCTCGTCAGTCTGGAAGGCGGGACCACGCTGCGTCTCACCGGCGGGCGCGAGTGTCTCGACATCATCTGGGGCGCGCTCGATGGCCTGGCGGAGCAAGCCGAGACCGCCGATGACCGGACGGTCCACCGGCATCTGCACATCGAGCACTCTCCTGGTGACGAGTACCGGTCGCCGGACTCGGTCCCATTGATCATCGTGGCCGACTGGCCAGAAGTGTAG